A stretch of Ipomoea triloba cultivar NCNSP0323 chromosome 13, ASM357664v1 DNA encodes these proteins:
- the LOC116002394 gene encoding UV-B-induced protein At3g17800, chloroplastic-like: MEAAAALRPSVGVCCGPVKSGFLPIHVAPDSFRFRSNSPFSASRIKLHPSVSHVKSGNQRVGFRSARCNSIRASLSPSDSGNSDVPIAPLQFESPIGQFLSQILMNHPHLVPAAVDQQLQQLQNDDDADKQKDEPSVSGTDLVLYRRIAEVKAKERKKALEEILYALLVQKFMDAGVPLIPAITSPSSDSSGRVDIWSGKDEQLVSLHSPEAYEMIQNHLSLILGNRMGEGDIQISKFKVGQLYAASVMFGYFLKRVDQRFQLEKNIKVLPEGVDREGGDILQVTGEELRSDDSYNAPLSSTQSHPEVESFSAGEVSPGGFGHGIKPSRLRSYVMALDAETLQRYANIRSKEAIGMIEKHTEALFGRPEIGITPQGTIDTSKDEVIKISFSGLKRLVMEAVTLGSFLWDVESYVDSRYHFVTQ; the protein is encoded by the exons ATGGAAGCGGCAGCTGCTCTTCGGCCTTCGGTCGGCGTCTGTTGTGGACCAGTCAAGTCCGGCTTCCTTCCCATCCATGTCGCGCCGGATTCTTTCAGATTCCGATCCAATTCCCCGTTTTCTGCATCTAGGATCAAG CTGCACCCTTCTGTTTCTCATGTGAAGTCAGGCAATCAGAGAGTGGGATTTAGGAGTGCAAGATGCAATTCAATTAGAGCGTCATTGTCACCTTCTGATTCAGGAAATTCTGATGTCCCCATTGCTCCACTTCAATTTGAATCTCCAATTGGACAATTTCTCTCTCAGATTTTGATGAATCATCCACATCTTGTCCCTGCGGCAGTTGATCAGCAACTTCAACAGCTTCAgaacgatgatgatgcagataAGCAGAAGGACGAACCATCTGTATCTGGCACCGACCTAGTTTTGTACAG GAGAATTGCAGAGGTCAAGGCCAAAGAGAGGAAAAAAGCCCTGGAAGAGATATTGTATGCATTGCTGGTGCAGAAATTCATGGATGCTGGTGTACCTTTGATTCCAGCCATAACTTCACCATCATCGGATTCTTCTGGTCGGGTAGATATATGGTCTGGTAAAGATGAGCAACTTGTAAGCCTTCATTCACCTGAAGCTTACGAGATGATTCAAAACCACCTATCTCTCATTCTAGGAAATAGAATGGGTGAAGGTGATATTCAAATAAGCAAGTTTAAAGTTGGCCAGCTTTATGCTGCATCTGTCATGTTTGGCTACTTCCTTAAGCGGGTTGACCAGAGATTCCAGCTAGAGAAGAACATTAAAGTTCTCCCTGAGGGAGTAGACAGAGAAGGTGGTGACATTCTGCAAGTTACAGGGGAAGAGTTGAGATCTGATGATAGCTATAATGCTCCTTTGAGCTCCACACAATCCCATCCTGAAGTCGAATCATTTTCTGCTGGTGAGGTCAGTCCCGGGGGTTTCGGCCATGGAATAAAGCCATCAAGATTGAGATCCTATGTGATGGCACTCGATGCGGAAACTCTTCAGCGATACGCAAACATCAGATCCAAAGAAGCCATAGGAATGATCGAGAAACATACCGAAGCATTGTTTGGTAGACCTGAGATTGGTATCACACCTCAAGGAACCATAGATACTTCCAAAGATGAAGTTATTAAAATTAGTTTCAGTGGTCTGAAAAGGCTTGTTATGGAGGCTGTAACTTTAGGGTCCTTCCTTTGGGATGTCGAGAGCTATGTCGATTCAAGGTACCATTTTGTTACCCAGTGA